A single region of the Mechercharimyces sp. CAU 1602 genome encodes:
- the spoIIIAG gene encoding stage III sporulation protein AG — protein MLKRLLDRVEDKWGTGRIQAIRWILLVGCVGLAVMIVADFFQMETDGLPPPAAEEPSEKNEYAAMGGKRSASDDMSIQEYEEMYEDEMTKLLEGIVGVEEVSVMINLDASMETVIEKDRRKQERITDETDQRGGSRKIHEETEDEKVVIYKNGETEAPLVIKKVKPNVRGVLVVARGAENLKVKAAIIEAIERSLDVPAHRISVMPKG, from the coding sequence GTGCTCAAACGGCTGCTGGATCGAGTGGAAGATAAATGGGGGACGGGTCGAATTCAAGCGATTCGTTGGATCCTACTTGTTGGTTGTGTGGGGTTAGCTGTTATGATCGTAGCCGACTTCTTTCAAATGGAGACAGATGGATTGCCACCTCCTGCAGCGGAGGAGCCATCAGAAAAGAATGAATACGCAGCAATGGGCGGTAAGAGAAGTGCTAGCGACGATATGTCTATTCAAGAATATGAGGAAATGTATGAGGATGAAATGACAAAGTTGTTGGAGGGGATTGTTGGTGTAGAAGAAGTGTCGGTCATGATTAATCTGGATGCTTCGATGGAGACAGTGATTGAAAAAGATCGGCGCAAACAAGAACGAATTACGGATGAAACGGATCAGCGTGGCGGTTCACGAAAGATCCATGAGGAGACAGAGGATGAAAAGGTGGTGATTTACAAGAATGGGGAAACAGAGGCACCGCTGGTGATAAAGAAGGTGAAACCAAATGTTCGTGGGGTGTTGGTGGTAGCGCGTGGAGCGGAAAATCTGAAGGTAAAAGCAGCCATTA